The Callospermophilus lateralis isolate mCalLat2 chromosome 18, mCalLat2.hap1, whole genome shotgun sequence nucleotide sequence GGGACAGTGAAGAAACCGTCTTTCTTCCTCTGCTCACAGAATTCCTGTCCATCAAGGTGACTTCTCTACCAGTGTCTGTAGGACACTGTGGTTCTGTAAACTTCATGACCTTGTGAACCCCTTTGTAATCTTCCTGAGACCCTTACCCTTGTGATGTCCTCATGGCTccatggctctggctctgtgaatGTATGACCCCTCAACCTTCATGACCCTGTGATGATCTCTGTGTCATTGAGGACAATCTTTGTGATTTCTATCTTCATGGTTTCCTTGATCCTATAACTGCCTCATGATCTTCCGACTCTGAATATTGATCCCCTGAGCCCCCTTGAGATTATGACTGGCTTGATCTCAATGACCCTACCAACTCAGACCTTTAttatctccatgttaccagactGCTTCAAGCCTCCATGGCTCTATGACCCTGAGAATTCTAATCCTCGTGGCCCCATGACCCTGTGACCATCTACACATATGCAGATCTCTGATTATCAGGAACTCATGGCCCCTGCATCCCTGTGATCCCACTGTACATTCTTGGCTACAGGTGACAGAACTGAAGGGCCTGGCCAACCATGTAATTGTGGGCAGTGTCTCCTGTGAAACCAAGGATCTGTTTGCTGCCCTGCCCCAGGTTGTAGCTGTGGACATCAATGACCTTGGCACCATCAAACTCAGCCTAGAAGTCACATGGAGGTTGGTGGAGCTAAAGGTCTTAGGGGCAGGGCCAGAAGGGTTGTGGCACTGCTAACGGCCTCTTTTTCCTCAGCCCCTTTGACAAGGATGACCAGCCCTCTGCTGCTTCTACTGTCAACAAAGCTTCCACTGTCACCAAGCGCTTCTCCACCTATAGCCAGAGCCCACCAGACACACCCTCACTTCGGGAGCAGGCCTTCTATGTGAGTCACAATCCAGacctaggcctcttcatttcccagAGGCTTTTCTGGGATGGTTCTGAAATGTTCTTCCTTCTCTCTTAGAATATGCTAAGGCGGCAGGAGGAACTGGAGAATGGAACAGCATGGTCCCTGTCATCTGAATCTTCAGATGACTCATCTAGCCCACAGCTCTCAGGCACTGCTCGCCACTCATCAGCCCCCAGGCCCCTGATGCAGCAGCCTGAACCTCTGCCCATCCAAGTTGCCTTCCGAAGGCCTGAGACCCTCAGCTCTGGGCCTATGGATGAGGTGGGGGCCATGGCCCCAGTTTTAGCCAATGGGCATGCCCCCTATAGCCGGACTCTGAGCCACATCAGTGAGGCCAGTGTGGACGCTGCCTTAGCTGAGGCTTCAGTGGAGGCTGGGGGTTCAGAAAGCCTAACCCTAGGGCCTAGCTCACCTATACACCCAGATCCCACCCAGGAGTGCCCCAAGTGTGTTCCTTCTGTCCCAGACACTGGCCATTCTGCCACAAGCCCCACTTTCAGTACTACCAGCCCCATGTCCACATCTATAGACCTTGTCCCATCTGAACATCAAGATTCAGTTCATAAGGCCACAGATTCTAGCCCTTCTAAGCTGCCAAGCCCCACCCATACCACTATAAACTCCACGTGTAGTGCCATAAGCCCTATCAATAGTGCTCCAGGCTTCATGTCCACTACTACAGGTTCTACCACCAAGCCATTACTCTCTACCCTCACCACTACTGGCTCTATCCCCACTACTACAGGCTCAACCCAGACCATGGCAGGGTGGAACCACACTACTCCAAGTCCCATCCATACCACTACAAGCTCTACCCATACTACCACAAATCCTATCCATACCACTGCAGGCCCCACCCATACCACTGCAAACCCCACAAACGAAGCCAGAATGTCAACTCATACCACTACAAGTCCTACCTGCAATGCTGTGGGCCCAGTAGTCCAAACCACACACTCCACCTTTACAACTGTAAACTCTTCCACTTCTGGGGACATTGCTATACTTCCCACCCTCTCTACAGATGTCACCCTCTCAGGCACTAACCCCTGTAGCTACTCAGTCTCCACTCCCTGTATTCAGGCAAAACCCACAGCCTCCAGCACTTACTACCCAAGTCCTGTCTCTTCTGGCTGGAAACCTCTCATAAGCCCTGCCCCAGATCCCCCAGAACCCATCCTTCAGAACCTAAGCTCCCCTCCCTCACCCTTAGCTCCTATACCCCAGCATTCAGAACTTAGCCCGGCCACAGCTACTCAAGCCTCAGTCCCAGGGGCAATTGAAGGGACTGGGGACAGGAGACTGGAGGAAGCCCTGGGGGCTGTAATGGCTACTCTGGATGACTATCGTGGCCAGTTTCCAGAGCTGCAGGGCTTGGAGCAGGAGGTGACTCGGCTGGAGAGTCTGCTTTTGGTAAGGAGGGCTGGGCTAGCTGGGCTGGGGCAGCACAGGGAGGGCAGTCAGGTAGTACAGCAGCAGTTCTCACTTGCTTTACTACCCTAGCAGAGACAAGGCCTGACTCGCAGCCGAGCCTCCAGTCTCAGTATCACTGTGGAGCATGCCTtggagagcttcagcttcctcaaTGAAGATGAAGATGAAGACAATGATGGTCCTGGGGACAGGTAAGACTGTGAGGGCTAATGAGAGGAAAGAGATGAAGGGGAAGAGGTAAGGCTATGTCAGATAGAGGAGCAGATGTGGGAACAAGTAAAGTGGGGCCAAGGTAGAATGCATGAGGATGGATTTGTTGGCAGCTGTGATCACTCCTCCCATGTATCTCGTGTGTCCTTGATGCCCACGTCTCCAACCCCATCTATCTCCAGTGCTTCTGGCCATCCAGCTCCTCATCTCTGCAATGAGTCCCTCCCCCATCAGTCCCCATCagcttgtgagcctcctgcccctCCTCTTTCTGTTGGCTTCACCTTGGACCTACCCTCTGAAGGAGCTCTTTCTGTGCATCCCTACATTCCTTGCATGCTCCAGCATCGGTCCTCTCTGTCTCAATCCCAACTCTCCTGGAGGTGCCAATCCCTCAGCTCTCAGTCCTGGAGTGACCCTTACCAACTCTGGTTTGAGAGTCGTGTCcagtccctcctccctcccaggtTCTGGCCCCATGTCGTGCACCCTTTACAGTCCTCATGTTATAAACCATTCCACCTTACTTCTGCCCATCCCAACCCTGGCAGCTCCCTGGGGTCCTAGTTGGAGGTGCCACAGGGCAAACTGACAACCCTGCTACTTCCTGCTGGTTACAGCCCCTTCCTCCTTGAACTTACCAATTGTCTTGTCTGTGCATTATTGTGTTCTTTCATTCTGGGATGGGAGGAGCTTAATAAAACTGGTGACCGGATGGTGATGTTTGCTTTTGGAGGGGTTGACCCCATTTTTTTCTCTCAGGCCTCCAAGCAACCACCAGGAGGCTGGGGCTGAGGACAGCTCAGACTCACCCAGTGCTTGTCCCCTCAGCACGGGGTGTCCAGCTCTGGATGCTGCTTTGGTCCAGCATCTACACCACTGCAGCCGCCTCCTACTGGTGAGGCTAGTGTTATTTCCTCTGCCCTTCCCTTGTACCCTTTGTTCCAGAGAGCCTGCACTCTAATCCTGGTCCTCTCTGACTCCTCTGAGTTCCATACCCTAATGTCCCAAGATTCTGGCATTTGGCTCTTGCTGAATGGAAGACCTCCCACATTCTGGtttccctccccacctcccagtcTCTCCCAATGCATGCTTCTGCTTGTAGTCCCTGGACTCCATCTCTCCCAAGCTCTACCCAGGGTCTGAACTACTCAGCCACCCCTGTTCTTCAGAAATTGGGCACATTTGGGCCCCTTCGCTGCCAGGAGGCATGGGCCCTGGAGCGGCTGCTGCGGGAAGCCCGAGTGCTTGAGGCAGTATGCGAGCTTAGCAGGCTATGGGAGATCCCTGCCACCTCTGCCCAAGATGGTAAGGACCCTTATGCACCTGAGCTCTGGTGCCCATCTTGAAGCTCCTATCTTATCCCACTCCTATCTACATGTCTGTCTGCCCCCTCCTCCATttgccctgttgctgatgattTCCTACCCGCTTCCTTCCACCTCCCCACAGTGGTACAGTTCTCAGCCTCTCGGCCCGGCTTCCTGGCCTTCTGGGACCAGTGCACAGAGGGACTCAGCCCCTTCATCTGCCCTGTGGAGCGGGTGCTCCTCACCTTCTGCCGCCAGTATGGTGCCCGTCTCTCCTTGCGCCAGCCAGGCTTAGCCGAGGCTGGTGAGTGGGCTGTCTACCCGCCCCTTCTGTCCTTCCTTGGCTCCCTGATGACAGAGACCTCAGGGAAGGCCAAGTCAACCCAAACAGACATATGAGCTGAGTGCTAGGGAGAAATAACAAAGGACTGTGCCCATGTGGCTAGGGTGTGCAGGCAGGGAGACTCTGCAAGTGAGCATGGGACGGGAGCATTCTTTTGCTACTAAAAGCCTGGACCCATCCTGACTGTGGCACTGCCTTCCACAGTGTGTGTGAAGTTCCTGGAGGATGCCCTGGGGCAGAAACTGCCCAGGAGGCCCCAACCAAGCCCTGGGGAGCAGCTCACTATCTTCCAGTTCTGGAGTTATGTGGAAGCCTTGGACAGCCCTTCCATGGAGACCTATGTAACTGAGACTGCTgaggagggtgaggcagtggccttGATCACAAAATGAGTGTATCTGAGGGTGTGGATGAGACTTAAGAACAAGGCCTCTGATCCTAGGAGGCTCCTGTCTTGCCACCTTGTCCCAACTCtccatttccttccttctttcagtaTTACTGGTGCGGAATCTGAATTCTGATGACCAGGCTATTGTGCTGAAGGCCCTAAGATTGGCACCAGAGGGGCGTCTGCAAAAGGATGGGCTTCGGGCCCTCAGCTCCCTGCTTGTCCATGGCAACAACAAGGTCATGGCTGCTGTCAGTACCCAGCTCCGGAGCCTGTCCCTGGGTCCTGCCTTCCGGGAAAGGGTGAGTCGGGCAGGGCTTCCTTGAAGGCAAGGACTAGGGTCCTGGGTTCCCACTATCTGATAAAATCTGCTTTCCTGCTCTTGCCCAGGCCCTCCTATGCTTCCTGGATCAGCTTGAAGATGAAGATATACAGATCCGAGTGGCTGGCTGCCTGGCCCTGGGCTGTATCAAGGTGAACTCTGACAACCCATCCACCTTTTCTCTCCCCTCTGGCACTCCCACCCCTGGGCCCTTCCTACCTGCTTCACTGAACCCACCTTGATATTCTGTTCCCTGATAGGCTCCTGAGGGCATTGAGCCCCTGGTGTACCTGTGCCAAACAGACACAGAAGCTGTAAGGGAAGCTGCCCGTCAGAGCCTGCAGCAGTGTGGTAAGGCTAGGAGATGGACGATGTGGGTCAGGTGGATTCTGGGACATCTTAGCTTATGGGAATAGGGTGAGATAGGGCTGGAGATGGAAGGGACAGGATGAGTCTAGGGCCACTCCTGATCTCATCCTCATGTATTACAGGGGAAGAAGGACAGTCTGCTCACCGACGGTTGGAAGAGTCATTGGATGCCCTGCCCCGAATTTTTGGGCCCAGCAGCATGGCCAGTACAGCATTCTAAACTCTCCATACACATACTCCTACTGCTCCTTGCCCCTACTTTCAGGGCTCACCAGGCACTGGCAGGGTGGGTGAGGGCTGGCTCCAGAAACCCCTCCCTCCCCACAGATTCCTATCAATGAAAATCTAatatattcttctgttgcccttggGGTTGGTAGAGTCAGTGCCTGAAGTCAAGTGCCTCCCAGCCTCGGCTCAGCACATCCCTTGCCACAGAGTGTCCAGGGCCTGGTTACCCTGCCTCTGCCTCACCACATCCCttggttttgtattttatttacagagttttacagaaaataaaatttaaaaaaaaaaaaaatctttcctacATGCACTCCTGACCCTCTGACATGCCCTTCCTGACAATGGTGTGTCCACACTCCAGCTGTGACAACAGCATTCATACTTGCCCTGGAAATCCTGGTGGAAGAAAGCCCAGAGGCTGGGAACTGGGTTTGGGGAAGAGAGCAGGGGAAAAGTGTAGAAAGCATTGCTAAAGAGGCTCAGCCTGCAGCTGGGCCTAGGAACAACAGCTGTGGGTGGAGCTGAACTGTGGAGTTGGCTCAGAGAGGCCCAAAGGGTGCCAATCCCGGGAACATATGTGGCCAGGGAGCAGAAGGGAAGCAGGCAGGAAAAGCCTGCATGATGTGACTGCACTTCGGGCCACGAGGGGGCAGCAGAGCTGCATcagtggatgccaggcttctgggTGTTCTGGGAAGAGAAGTACCTACTGGAGACTGGGGAGCCAGGGAGAGGAGAATCTTGCCAAAGGGAGGCTGGAGACCCAGATATCTGTCCTGTCACCCAGGACAAAGTCCTTTCCCTCCCTGGGCTGCCTCATTCTCTGTAATAACAAATTTGCTGAACCCTGTGGCTTCCAACAGATGGCAGATCTGTGCTGTGCAGGAAGCAGGGCTCCTGGAAGGTGGTTCCTTAACCCTAGAGTTGCTTGGTACATGAATGTGTTAACCCAGGAGGTTAAGAACCTGTGGAAGGATGGAATGAGACTACAGGATGGCAGGCATGTTCCAAAGAGGGGAGACCCACACCCAAGTAGAGAAATATACCCTCTATCCTTTCCCATCTCCTTTCAGAACTTCCACTATCCACGGCTAAGGAGATAGTGCATGGACAGGGCCTCTCCCTCCCTGAGCCCACTCTGGTGTCTCAGTGCCTGTGGTGGGAGCACATTTATGTCACAACATGTGCATACAAGTGTTGCAGGGAATACATGTGTGCCTGCACTCTGGAAGAGCCAATCAGGTACCAATAGTTATGTGGGGAGGTACAGGTTGACCCAGATCCCTAAGAAGCCCTACCCCCAGTGCTTTAGAGCAGTGTATGAAGAGGTTTGGTTGGGGCCTTAACCACCTGCTGGGGAAGCCACACTGAGCAGGGGGAGGAATAAAAAAAAACGGCAACAGGAAGGCGCACAGGAAACACCTGTGTGTAAACGCAGGTGGCTCACTTTATGCTAATAGGGGTGGGGGCAGGCAGACAACAGTCTTCATACATCGGTCCAGCTCTGCTCCCTCTGTAACTATGAAGGGTGACATGGATGTAATAGTCTAGTTCAGCTTTTTGGGTAGTCAGCTGGGGTGACATGGGATAGATAAGTCAATCAAGCCATAAagaccaagtcagtgtccaaagctGATTACAGCTTTGCCCCATGGGCTCTTTGCAGAAGGGTCAGTTCCTGAACCATCACTAGAAGCCTCTCAGGCTTGAAGCCTCACAAGAAGCCTACTGGTACAGCAGGAAGAGGAATAAAGGGAGCTGGGTTGGGTCTCAgttgtacagtgcttgcctagcacacgtgaaacactgggttcaatcctcagtaccacattaaaaataaaaaataaagatatggaaaaagttcttaaaaaaaaaaaggaataaaggaaGCAAACACTAGCTGACCAGGTCCTGGGAAAGCGTACATGAAATGATTGGGCCGACACAAGCTCATAGCTCAATCCATAAAACAGAACAGGGCAGGGCCTGGGCCAAAAatggaggatggaaaaatgccattaTGTCAGCCAGTAATCAACTAGGACTGTTGCTGAGAAATCCCTGCTCTCCAATGTTAGGAAGGAAAAGAACCCCTCTACGAGGAGGGTCCAGAGGCCAGAGCCTGGTCTTTAGCTCTGGCTGAGGGTGGGTGTGAAAGTCCAGGAAGGCAGGAGCTAGAATTAGGGTACTGTGAGCACAACCAAGTGAAGAACTATAAAGACCAAGACAAACATGGTACAGACCCTGAGGTCTCTGTAAGTCTTGCTTGCTCAGAGCAACATGGATCAACCCCAGAACAACCATTCAACCTCTATCCATCTGTGATTGGAAGTCAGGCCTCCTTTGCTTAGGTTTAGGCCCTGGTCTATGAGATGGTGAAGGACAGGAGTATTTCCTGTCCTCCTACCTCCAACCTCCCCTGCCTCCTACATCCCTATGGATGCCTCCCACTGGCCTTCACACAGGGAAAAGCACACTTCTCCATTTCCTATCCTGCTGTCATGGACTCAAGGAGCCTGCTGCCCCAGGTGATGGGAGGTTGACGACATCATCAAGAGTAACAGGTACCAGGGAAAGGAAAGCCTGTTTCCAGCTGTACTATGGAGACTGTGTTAGCCCAAATACAAGTGGGCCTCCAAGACTGGGACACACTAAGAAGTGCCCCATCATTTGAGTCCACTCAGGCCACAGCCATGCCTTGGCCATTGTCTTCAGGGTCTTGCAAGGAGGAAGTTgatataaaaatgcaaaaaaggggCCAGGTCAAGGTGGTCCAGGATACAATTTATTGTGTTGGTTATTGCTGGAGTTTCTTCCTACTTCCCTCCTTTCCTCTTGCCTTCTTTCAACCTTACCTTTCCTCTTGTCTCCCACTCTTCTTCCTCATGTTATTCAAAGCTGCAgagaaccaaaaaaagaaagaaagaaaaaaagcatgTTTGTGAAGGCAAAGAAGCAGATGGGCTGGCACGTGGGAATAGGACTGCTTCTTTGTCTCGCCCACAGAGCGGGGGCGCTTTTCTTGTGTTTCTGTGCCTGGTGTGTGGGTACAATTTGCTGAACTCCAAGCATATAACATGCTGcctctcttcccttcctcccccTAGATAGCCCTGGAGTGCCCTATTTAGAGGATTCATAGGTGGACAGAAGCTCTTGACTTGACTTCTGGGCTTGCCTTTTCTGGCTTGATATAGGAGGGTGAGCTTGGGAAGACTCCAGTAACTCATGTAAACTGCTAAGGAAGCTCAATCTATCATCTAGAAAATAAGACTGCCACTGACTTGCAAGAAAGAGGCCACTTGTTCCAGAATTTATGATCAGGTGATGGCCACTAGTAGTTCAAATTTTGATGTCAAAAGTCAAATTTCCATTGTCTCTGAACTTACCATACACTCAAGTCATGCGGATCAGTAAAGGCTGACACCTACATTTCTAGCTAACTCCTTTGAGACTCCTTACCACCTCCTCTTCCTCATCAAGTATTCCCCTTAAATGCTATTCCACAGGCTCCACTATAGGccctttcctcttccttctcttttttcaAGGGGGCGGGGCGGGAGACATACTGTATTGAATTCAGCaatctctaacactgagctacatcctgaacctttttatttttttaatttgagacaagatttcactaagttgctgagactggcttcaaacttagTGATTCTCCTGCCATGGCCTctcttgagtcactggaattacaggcacacaccactgcacctggcttccttctctttcttcaaaCACACTCCCTGGACTACCTTATCCATTCCTCTAACTCCCACCTATGCTGAGGCTCTGTGCCAATCATTATATAGCTCTCATCTCCCTTATAACCCTTGCATTCAACTGCTGACTGGACACTTTTTGAATATCTGGGGCATTTCAAACTTAACAAAATCGAACTCAACACCTCAAACATTGTTTCTCCTCCAGGACTCTTGGGGTCATCAATTACCTAGTCATAAAACTTGAACCTCATCTTTGACTCTTTCCTCAATCCCCTCATCATGACCATTGGAATCCTCCCAGATAAAtgcactaaatatttttaaactctGTCTACTTTTCCATGTTCCCATTCCTCCAATTTGCTTTTGTTACAAGAAACTATAATTGCTCtggtataataataattatacccCACTACAATTGCTTATTTACTTTGTACTCTCTGGTGCATCCAAAAGTTTTGTTGACTATTCTAGGTAACAAGTACTTCCCGGGTCTAGGAAAGATAATGGTCTTGGAGTCACCAACTACCTAGGTACCTGAGCCACTATAGAAGTTTctgtggaaattggtccatgttatatataaattttgaacAATTTGTTGAGAATCCACATATCATACAATTTAACCAATTAAAGCATACAATTAATTACTTTTAGTATATTCAGAGTTGTGTAACCATTaccacaattttaaaatattttcattaacccccccaaaaaaaaacaaaaacaaaaaccactctGCCATTTAGCTATTATCTATAAGGTCCCCACATTCTCCCCCTCTCCCTTTTAGGGTGCTAAAAGTAGAACTAGTCCTAGGTGAGCACTAATCTACTTTGTGTCTCTATATATTTGCCTATTttgaagatacacacacacacacacacattttttgtgTATGTAgtagtactggtgattgaatccagggtcttgcacataataagcaagtgctctatcactgagctacatccctaaccctctGGATATTTCTTATAAATGAAATCAGGTTAGGTCTTTCCAGCTTGAgttcaccagaaaacttccatGAAGTTCCAATTCAGCAAGTCTGGCATAGGTCCAGAAAAACCTCTGTTTGACCAAACTGCATCTCCCTTTATCATACTTAGCACTCAAGGCCAGATACACATCAGGTGATCAAGAAATGTCTTTTGCTGATTACCTAAAATCTGtcgaagggctggagatgtgactcagtggcagagtgcttgcttggcatgcgtgaggccttggattcaatccccagtaccactaccaccaaaaaaaaaagaaagaaagaaaaaaagagtcttTAATAAATCTGTCTAATTCTGGGCTCCTCATACCTAACTTCTCAATTGATGTC carries:
- the Ripor1 gene encoding rho family-interacting cell polarization regulator 1 isoform X2, with translation MSAKKRGSPARTHSMMSLSVRPQRRLLSARVNRSQSFAGVLGSHERGLRNFQVFNPPGPPRKPPTLSRVSRMFSVAHPAPKVPQPERLDLVYAALKQGLTAYLEVHQQEQEKLQGQIKESKRNSRLGFLYDLDKQVKSIERFLRRLEFHASKIDELYEAYCVQRRLRDGAYNMVRAYSTGSPGSREARDSLAEATRGHREYTESMCMLESELESQLGEFHLRMKGLAGFARLCVGDQYEICMKYGRQRWKLRGRIEGSGKQVWDSEETVFLPLLTEFLSIKVTELKGLANHVIVGSVSCETKDLFAALPQVVAVDINDLGTIKLSLEVTWSPFDKDDQPSAASTVNKASTVTKRFSTYSQSPPDTPSLREQAFYNMLRRQEELENGTAWSLSSESSDDSSSPQLSGTARHSSAPRPLMQQPEPLPIQVAFRRPETLSSGPMDEVGAMAPVLANGHAPYSRTLSHISEASVDAALAEASVEAGGSESLTLGPSSPIHPDPTQECPKCVPSVPDTGHSATSPTFSTTSPMSTSIDLVPSEHQDSVHKATDSSPSKLPSPTHTTINSTCSAISPINSAPGFMSTTTGSTTKPLLSTLTTTGSIPTTTGSTQTMAGWNHTTPSPIHTTTSSTHTTTNPIHTTAGPTHTTANPTNEARMSTHTTTSPTCNAVGPVVQTTHSTFTTVNSSTSGDIAILPTLSTDVTLSGTNPCSYSVSTPCIQAKPTASSTYYPSPVSSGWKPLISPAPDPPEPILQNLSSPPSPLAPIPQHSELSPATATQASVPGAIEGTGDRRLEEALGAVMATLDDYRGQFPELQGLEQEVTRLESLLLRQGLTRSRASSLSITVEHALESFSFLNEDEDEDNDGPGDRPPSNHQEAGAEDSSDSPSACPLSTGCPALDAALVQHLHHCSRLLLKLGTFGPLRCQEAWALERLLREARVLEAVCELSRLWEIPATSAQDVVQFSASRPGFLAFWDQCTEGLSPFICPVERVLLTFCRQYGARLSLRQPGLAEAVCVKFLEDALGQKLPRRPQPSPGEQLTIFQFWSYVEALDSPSMETYVTETAEEVLLVRNLNSDDQAIVLKALRLAPEGRLQKDGLRALSSLLVHGNNKVMAAVSTQLRSLSLGPAFRERALLCFLDQLEDEDIQIRVAGCLALGCIKAPEGIEPLVYLCQTDTEAVREAARQSLQQCGEEGQSAHRRLEESLDALPRIFGPSSMASTAF
- the Ripor1 gene encoding rho family-interacting cell polarization regulator 1 isoform X1, with amino-acid sequence MSAKKRGSPARTHSMMSLSVRPQRRLLSARVNRSQSFAGVLGSHERGLRNFQVFNPPGPPRKPPTLSRVSRMFSVAHPAPKVPQPERLDLVYAALKQGLTAYLEVHQQEQEKLQGQIKESKRNSRLGFLYDLDKQVKSIERFLRRLEFHASKIDELYEAYCVQRRLRDGAYNMVRAYSTGSPGSREARDSLAEATRGHREYTESMCMLESELESQLGEFHLRMKGLAGFARLCVGDQYEICMKYGRQRWKLRGRIEGSGKQVWDSEETVFLPLLTEFLSIKVTELKGLANHVIVGSVSCETKDLFAALPQVVAVDINDLGTIKLSLEVTWSPFDKDDQPSAASTVNKASTVTKRFSTYSQSPPDTPSLREQAFYNMLRRQEELENGTAWSLSSESSDDSSSPQLSGTARHSSAPRPLMQQPEPLPIQVAFRRPETLSSGPMDEVGAMAPVLANGHAPYSRTLSHISEASVDAALAEASVEAGGSESLTLGPSSPIHPDPTQECPKCVPSVPDTGHSATSPTFSTTSPMSTSIDLVPSEHQDSVHKATDSSPSKLPSPTHTTINSTCSAISPINSAPGFMSTTTGSTTKPLLSTLTTTGSIPTTTGSTQTMAGWNHTTPSPIHTTTSSTHTTTNPIHTTAGPTHTTANPTNEARMSTHTTTSPTCNAVGPVVQTTHSTFTTVNSSTSGDIAILPTLSTDVTLSGTNPCSYSVSTPCIQAKPTASSTYYPSPVSSGWKPLISPAPDPPEPILQNLSSPPSPLAPIPQHSELSPATATQASVPGAIEGTGDRRLEEALGAVMATLDDYRGQFPELQGLEQEVTRLESLLLQRQGLTRSRASSLSITVEHALESFSFLNEDEDEDNDGPGDRPPSNHQEAGAEDSSDSPSACPLSTGCPALDAALVQHLHHCSRLLLKLGTFGPLRCQEAWALERLLREARVLEAVCELSRLWEIPATSAQDVVQFSASRPGFLAFWDQCTEGLSPFICPVERVLLTFCRQYGARLSLRQPGLAEAVCVKFLEDALGQKLPRRPQPSPGEQLTIFQFWSYVEALDSPSMETYVTETAEEVLLVRNLNSDDQAIVLKALRLAPEGRLQKDGLRALSSLLVHGNNKVMAAVSTQLRSLSLGPAFRERALLCFLDQLEDEDIQIRVAGCLALGCIKAPEGIEPLVYLCQTDTEAVREAARQSLQQCGEEGQSAHRRLEESLDALPRIFGPSSMASTAF
- the Ripor1 gene encoding rho family-interacting cell polarization regulator 1 isoform X3; the protein is MMSLSVRPQRRLLSARVNRSQSFAGVLGSHERGLRNFQVFNPPGPPRKPPTLSRVSRMFSVAHPAPKVPQPERLDLVYAALKQGLTAYLEVHQQEQEKLQGQIKESKRNSRLGFLYDLDKQVKSIERFLRRLEFHASKIDELYEAYCVQRRLRDGAYNMVRAYSTGSPGSREARDSLAEATRGHREYTESMCMLESELESQLGEFHLRMKGLAGFARLCVGDQYEICMKYGRQRWKLRGRIEGSGKQVWDSEETVFLPLLTEFLSIKVTELKGLANHVIVGSVSCETKDLFAALPQVVAVDINDLGTIKLSLEVTWSPFDKDDQPSAASTVNKASTVTKRFSTYSQSPPDTPSLREQAFYNMLRRQEELENGTAWSLSSESSDDSSSPQLSGTARHSSAPRPLMQQPEPLPIQVAFRRPETLSSGPMDEVGAMAPVLANGHAPYSRTLSHISEASVDAALAEASVEAGGSESLTLGPSSPIHPDPTQECPKCVPSVPDTGHSATSPTFSTTSPMSTSIDLVPSEHQDSVHKATDSSPSKLPSPTHTTINSTCSAISPINSAPGFMSTTTGSTTKPLLSTLTTTGSIPTTTGSTQTMAGWNHTTPSPIHTTTSSTHTTTNPIHTTAGPTHTTANPTNEARMSTHTTTSPTCNAVGPVVQTTHSTFTTVNSSTSGDIAILPTLSTDVTLSGTNPCSYSVSTPCIQAKPTASSTYYPSPVSSGWKPLISPAPDPPEPILQNLSSPPSPLAPIPQHSELSPATATQASVPGAIEGTGDRRLEEALGAVMATLDDYRGQFPELQGLEQEVTRLESLLLQRQGLTRSRASSLSITVEHALESFSFLNEDEDEDNDGPGDRPPSNHQEAGAEDSSDSPSACPLSTGCPALDAALVQHLHHCSRLLLKLGTFGPLRCQEAWALERLLREARVLEAVCELSRLWEIPATSAQDVVQFSASRPGFLAFWDQCTEGLSPFICPVERVLLTFCRQYGARLSLRQPGLAEAVCVKFLEDALGQKLPRRPQPSPGEQLTIFQFWSYVEALDSPSMETYVTETAEEVLLVRNLNSDDQAIVLKALRLAPEGRLQKDGLRALSSLLVHGNNKVMAAVSTQLRSLSLGPAFRERALLCFLDQLEDEDIQIRVAGCLALGCIKAPEGIEPLVYLCQTDTEAVREAARQSLQQCGEEGQSAHRRLEESLDALPRIFGPSSMASTAF